DNA sequence from the Cucumis melo cultivar AY chromosome 6, USDA_Cmelo_AY_1.0, whole genome shotgun sequence genome:
TTTGGGAACAGGAATCTTGGGGGATTGAATGGTCAATTGGGGTCTAATGAAACTCAAGAATTGAGTAACAGATCAGTGGCCGGAGCTGGAGTGGAATCTGGAAAGTTATCCAGAGTTTCAAGTAACAAATCCTTCAACATTGGTGGAATTGGATCCCCTCAAATGGGGGTTCAAGAAGGCGATCAAAGCCCAGTTCAAAAAGGGAATTCAATGCCAATCTCTAATAAGAAAGTACTGAACAGGTTTTCGAGGTCTTCGACTCCCGAAAATGCTGGTGATTCGCGGGAGGGATCTTCGGTTTCCGAGCAGATTCCAGTTGGGGAATTGGGTTTAAAATGTAAAGCTGAAACCAACACTAGGAAAAGGAAATCAGTTCAAACTGGTCAAGCAAAAGATGCGAAGGtaaatatatttacaaattttaagTCTATTGGTGATATCTCCTTTTCAAAATTCTGTATCTGTTGATGTAATTGAGTGGAAACTAAAAATGACAATGCATATTCTTGTTTTAGGCTGCAGTAGAGAAccaaaatggaaagaaaatcAAACCAGATGAAGTTACTAAAAAAGAGATTGATGGCGCAAAAGGGAAGGCAGAGGCAAAAGCTTCAGGAGATGCAAATCAGAAACAAAACAATGATAGTTCAAAGCCTCCTGAACCTCCAAAGGATTATATCCATGTTAGAGCTAGAAGAGGTCAAGCTACAGATAGCCACAGTTTGGCTGAAAGAGTACGAATTAAAGCACAAATACTCTATATATTCCACCTTTCGCTCTCCAATCTGATTTAAATGCTTACAATTTCTgtctttttgttgttgtttgtgCAGGTCCGACGTGAGAAAATCAGCAAACGAATGAAGTTCCTTCAGGATCTCGTTCCCGGTTGCAATAAGGTGCTTGGAATTTACAATTCTGCAGTCTgaacttgaaaattttaagcATAAATGTAGTTCTAAAGTTAGAGTTGGATTTTTTACAACAGGTAACTGGAAAGGCAGTCATGCTTGATGAAATTATAAACTATGTTCAGTCTTTGCAGCGCCAAGTCGAGGTAATCACCGAATATTCAAATGATCTGTCACATtctgtatgtatatgtatatagtTTTCTGAGTTGTGTTGGATTTGATGCAGTTTCTTTCAATGAAATTGGCAACTGTTAATCCAAGGATGGATTTTAACATGGAAACTCTTGTGCCAAAGGATGTAAGTGAAAAGTAAAACATCTTTTTTACTTCATAATCTAGTGAAACTCTTGAGACTATAACTAATCCGGTGTAATTTGCTACATATTTCAGATCTTCAAAGGTCCCGGTTCCTCATCGCATACGGTTTACCCTATGGATTCATCTGTACCCCAATTTGCATATGATTATCAATCTATGCACGTGCCTCCTCTTCATAGTGGCATTCCTAATGGGACAGAGAAGCAATTCGCCTCTGCAAATGATGTGATGCAAAGAAATCTAAGCGGGCAAATGCCAAACGGGTACAACGAAGTTGTCAATGGAATCCAAGTAAATTGCTAATCTGTTTCCTGAAAGTGATGAAACTAATATCGCTTTACATCATAGTCTAAAGATCATCTCTAAATTGATATACAGGTTTCAAAGTTCTGGGAAGATGAACTTCACACAGTAGTTCAAATGGGTTATGGACAAAACCAACTGCAGAATGCTAATGGTAATATAAACAACAGAATTCATAGCTATTTGGAACAGATTAGATCATTGAACTGAATTTTGAAACTGTTTTGGTTGAATGTTTATACTGAATCCAAAACTTTTATGGTGCAGATGAAATGAAAAGTGAATTGTAAAAGAATGAAGAACAAAAAACTGATGAATTCCATGGCGGCCCCCCCAAGGCGAGTGAGGCTTTTGTACATAGAGAGGGATTCGGTTccttttaatcttttttttttttggagaaaatagaagaaatattctcttttttttttcttctttttgtttctttatgaGAATTATGTATCAGCCACTCATTCTTTTGGAGAATTCTTTCAAGAATTCCATTATGTATAATGCTAGAACTAATTGgcagcaaaaagaaaaaagcacaaaaaaaaaaaaaaaaaaaaaaaactggtGGTGGCCTCAATTTTTATTAGACCACATTTATGCTTCGAATAGCCATTGTAATAGTAATGTTGGAAAAGATTGAAAAGTTCTGACATTCAATCCAACCCTTGTGTATTACTACCACTACTCATAAATCATAAATGTTATCATTGTTCCTTTCAGACAAATCTCTCTCTGATTTCTCCTATTAGAGTCTCGTTTCAACCAGTCACAATGTATATATGGTAACTTCTCTTTGTTGATGCTGAGACGTACAAATTGGTTCATCCAAATGGTTATTACGAGACAACCAAAAAAATCTCTTCTAGTCTTGTTTTAATCATTATAACGTAACTTATATTtttctgaaaaagaaaagaatggcTATCAAGAAAAAATATACCTATTTCCAAATCAACATCCAACGGTTATTACGAGAAAGCTAGACAAACCTCTTTTTCATCGAATAAGGCCAGTTATGAGAAAAACGTAGAAACTACTAAATCAACATCGAACGGAGTTATATGATCGAACAACATTAAACTTGAACTCGAGGAATGGAGATGCAAGATAAGATGAAAGATGAATGCATGATATGTGAGTTCTTAGAAAGAGTTGCTATCAAGTATTAGCTGGAAAAGGGGAGGGGTTTGATTGAAGTTGGAGGGGACCCATTAAGGGGATTGATATTATGTTAAGTTAAATCGCGTAACTTGTGGGGAAAAAATAGATTCTTACTTGAAACCAGCTGTTTTGTGGGGACGTTTTTCAAACTCTTAACTCCAAAATAATCAAAATCACAACACTGtttatcttttttgtttttttaaaaaatgtataaataaataaagaaatagcgatacttatattttatattgagaaagaaaagaaaaggttgtTCTCTTAACTGGAATCCAAAGCCACTTTGAAAAATATTGTTATCTACCAAATTACAGCTAAATAcaccttttctttctttcaatggAGCTTTCATTGCCCAGGTTGGCAGCAGTTAAAAGCCTCTTAACTACTTCACATACTAaaaccaaaaatatttatatatttattaattaaatggataagttgaagaagaaatcgatataatatatatatatatatgtatgtatgtatagtGGAGGGTTATGATGTTGATGGGTTCATTTCATAtactatttctttttctttggtagatattttacccttttttttcaCCAAAGGATTTGTCTCCTTATTTCTAATAGTTTAAAGGtacccttttttatttttggaaatcCACACGATTCTATCTCATTAGTATTTGAATAAATTGTCAACTTGAATATAGCTCGTTTGACCGTTTAAATTTATATCTTTGACTAAAATGATAGAAGTTTGAATTTGTCCACTTCAAATCTTGTTGAACTCGATATTGTAAAAAGAGGGATATTGTCAAAAGTTGACAAAATATTTAGGCCCGACAAAATTGTGTCTAGTGGATTTTTGagtatagattttttttttaatttttgtttttaattattattttaaagatgtataaagaaattaattgtTATTTTATTACAATATAATGTAAActtgttctaaaaaaatgtaaatgacATATAAATTATGAGTTAAGTTATAAGTTTAATCtctaaactttcaaattttgtCCAAAAGAAAAGGTTAAGTGTGATTCAATTTTTCATAGTAAATCTACGACgaactaatttaaaaaaaaaagttattcaTTCATTAGGTACAAAATTAAGTTTCTAAGTATAATACAATCCTAACTTTCAACTTTATAccaataaatttcaaaaaatatgaGTTAATAACCTATAatacacaaaattgaaaattcaattatcaattaaaaattataataatttatgtTCGAGTACAaccaaattataataatttgtcTTAAAAAACAAAGTACACACAAATTTGAAACTTTGAAGTAGATTTAACTATCATTTTCTAAGGTTTAAAAGTCAAATAGACACGAACTCGTATGGTAACTCgagtaataaataaataaattgatcAAGCAAGCACTAACCTTtcaattttacttttcttttcattcgatTAAAAACCAAAATAGGCAATTATTATAAGggttaaaaaatggaaaattattCCAGCTAAAGGCAACAAACAAAACATAAACAATCTCAAAGATGATTACAATTAGAATCATAATTGGGATTAGAAGTCAACAAGAAAAGATTTAGCAATAtaaaccaaattaaattaaattaaattgaattaaatttttttataaaaaaaagtgagtaaagtcaataaaaaaatcattttgatcCCTTCTAATTACTTCAGCCAAGATATTGTTAGGTTAATGATAGATTTTGAGTATCATATAGACAATGAcatatgaaattaaatttaaaaagaaaagaagggtaATGGATTATTCTACTAACTTACACATTATTTGTAGGCAAAACATAATGAAGGCGAGTGATTGGATGTAATCTGTCTTTTCTTATTCTCCATAAGATTGaacttcaaaataataataataataataatattaataataattttcatattattttaattttattatatgttttaattaaGCTCAATAAACCTGTTTGAAAAAAAGAACCCCTTAAGGTTggtaataatttcattttagtCCCTAATACTTCAATTatttgacaaaaaaatatatgacTTGTCTATGGCTTCAAATATTTGTCCATTAAGATATTTTGTCTAACAAAATATATGATTATATCAAAGTTTAGTTAAAtaattcatatttaaaaatttaaagggTAAATTGCAAAAAGCATTTTGCTTAATACTTTTAATTATAACTTCATTCTTTCAATGGAAAAAAATTGAGtgcttaaaaatatatttagcGTAAAAAGTGAACCTCAAGCTAATATAATCAAAGAAATTGTAACAAATTGTATACGTTTGATGGTTCAATTTTTATTGTTTCAAAGGTTTAGTTTGAGGGTCCAGATTTTAAGAGTATAATTGCGATCATCATTATATTTCAGGGGTGGTTTTAGCAATTTGTCCAAAAATTAATGACAACGACTGAAAATAGTTTCGTACAAAAATTCATAGTCTAAAGTAGAATGTTCGAGTATTTCGACAAATAAAATATCGTGCAAgaataaatatttttgaaaagaaactGCATATTATATTTTGTGGAGGTAATTTTCTAGAGAACTAAAAGAAGATGGGATAAAAGGGTTTGATAATTGCAAAGAGGGGCCTAGAGAAAGCAAGTAAGGTTGATGggattattattgttattatttgtgTAGAATGAATGCCTCACCTAACCATGATTGGAACAAAGACCTTTTTTCTTTCacctttatatatttatatgtcaATTCCTTTCATTGAAAGAActcattttaatttgatttggaATCAAAATTTTTACCCAATCTTTTGTTTCTTGGGGTTATTATTGCTTCAACTCCAAGCACTGTCCTTGAGATGTAATCCACAATTCAAAACAACAGACAATGGGACATAGGAAGGCAAAACGCGTAAACATTTCCCCTATTTCTTTCTTCGTGGGACAATCAAGAATTGTGATTGCCAAGCAGCCCATCATGAGACAGAAAACTTTACCCTTTTTTATACCATTAGATGTATGAGCCAAACTAACCAAAAGTTTTGCTTTTTGGTTAGATCCTATGTTCAATGGTTTGAATGGCTGGATAAACAAACTGTGGTTAGATACCGAGTAGGTTAAGTAATAGCTAGATgtttttatacagttagatttatgagataaattaacACTATAAAACTTTACTCTTTGTTTGGTCCAAAAGGTTTGGAAATAAAGAGTTGTGAACCCACTCTTTATTGGGTCCAAGAGGTTAAGAAGTTCAGAAATAGAGAATTATGAACTCTACTCTTTGTTTAGTCCAAGAAGTTTGAAAATAGAGAATTGTGAACTCCACTCTTTGTTGGGTCTAAGAAATTCGAGAACAGAGAATTATGAACTCTACTCTTTGTTTGGTCTAAGAAGTTCGAAAATAGAAAGTTATGAACTCTACTCTTCGTTTGGTTCAAAAAAGTTTGCGGATCTCACTActaaaagaaatcaattttataCATTATCAACTTCTTATAACGTAGGCTTTCCAAGTTCACAACTCAATATTTATCTGTTATTCAATTCTTTACCCCAAATACCCGAGAAGTTTTGGTTTGGTCCTTCATTTAGTAGTTGTTGGTTAAGACTAGAAAAACACATACTGTAGTGGGTGCAACAATGTGGatgatatttttcttaaagtttTGTGTATCTTTTCCATTGTTTCGCTATGGAAAAGTGGTTTGATGGATTGGAACAACGATTTTACATGGTTGGATGCAtgagaaagatgaaagaaaatTATGGTTCAACCGTGCATCACATGGAAACGGATTGTGTCGTGTGGCAGCCAcgttaaaataattttttcacTTCACTCAATGGCGAAACTACCGTCACTAACTAGGACCAAACAAATAGCAAAGCCCACCTCCCCCCCTCCCCCTCTCTTGAAAGTTTCATCTCTCTCTCACTATCACATGGCTGGTATTGTCTCCCAATTGTCGCTTTCAAATCCATTTCCATCTTTAAATTATGATGGGTCAGTTGTTCCTACTCtcatagagagagagagaaaaaaggcATTAAATTATATGAAAATTTTAAGTTCCAATTTGGAGATGAAAGGATGGATGGATGGCTAGGGATGAGAGGCCTACTTGTTTCTTTTATGTCTCTGAAGGGTTGTTTGGCCCCCAACTTCAAGTTGGTGTAACCCACTCCAATTACAAAATTTTTCTTGCAGTATTTCTTGTAGTATTTTCTACTCCTTGTTTCTTTTCTACTTTGTTACAACGTTCACTATTTTCtatctaaattaaaataatttgtaCTTCAAACACGAACTAGTAACCCTGAATAAAATAGTATGCATCCAGAACTTTTACTATTATAAccacaaattataataatcacTAACTATAATTACCAGTTCGGAGTCCCAAACGACTCTTGAAAGTCTATTTCTTGAGTTTTAATGGTGAAATTGAATTGGTCagagatagagagaaaaagaaatggaaatggTTTTTCTGAATAAAATAGTATGCACCcaaaacatatattattataaccacaaattataataatcacCAACTATAATTACCAGCTCGGAGGCCCAAACAATTCTTGAAAGTCTATTTCTTGAGTTTTAATGGTGAAGTAGAATTGGTCAGagataaagagaaaaagaaatggaaatggTCCTTCatggagagagaagaaaagggaCAAAGGCACAAGCATCTTGTTTTATGGTCTCCATGGCATTAAATTAAATGGTCTGCTCTTATATGGGGAAGAGAATTGCCAATGAACTAACTGGCTGTTTGGTTTCACAGACATATTTATCTGATCCTTCCGAACATTGCCTCCTATCTATTTGACAACAAAACCAAACAAATAAATGACAAACAGCTCCATTTTctaacactttttttttccctttccctttcttcttccaagAGGGATAGGGGGAATACAACAATGAATGTGCAGATTTTCCCATGATTCCTATTCTCATTCCCACCCCAAAGTAAATGAACTTATGATGACTGGCTCTCCTATTTTTATGCCCAAACTCTAAACATTATCTGAAATCCTTTTATTTTTCACAAAACTATGTTATCTCTGCTCCTTCGCCTTTTGGGGTCCATCATTATCCATTTTGTTTCAACACCACAAATTTTGGGATCCATTATAGTGACGTATTGACAGCCACACCTTGGGAAGAATATCTTTAACCTCTAATGAAGAGCAGAAAATTGCATGGTGAATAATCTAAGTAACCTCCCCTCCCCCCTTGTATTTTTTTTGTCAACAAGCTGACAATATGTGTCAGAATGACAATGAATTTTGCAAGTTCAAATACAAAATAAGAATCTTTTCTCAAGATTTCTCTGCTtgacaaataaaataataagcaaTATTTAATAAGGTAATATGAAAAAACATTATGCAACAATATGTAAAAGTAAATGCAAAGAATTAACACAAGGAGTTTTCTGCTTCTAAAGTTCGGTGGAAGGTTTCACATTATTCATAATATGTCACACATACATTTCCCAAAACTAATAGACAAGAATTTGGAAGGGAGAGAAAGGATGAAAGAATTCTACAATTCATTTCTCACTCTTATGAGCTTCCACAATGTGAATTTGAATACAAACAATCAAGGGAACTATGCAGTTCTCCTCATAATCAGTAGTAATAGCTAGTGCTAACACCAAGAAAGAGTGTTACATTCAACAACTATATATAATGGAGAATTTACGGGTGACATGTATATGGTTGCAGTACATAATGTTTTCATCCTATTATATGTTGCATCTATCATATCCAGAGAACCAGGATGGTTCTGAGAGTTTAGGTAGCTCACCATCTTCGCCGTTGTAGAATGGCTCAAATTCCTCTCTCCAACGCTGATCATGGGATTCATCCATGTCGTATTTGGCTTTGCTAATTTCATCATCATAAGCAGGTTGTATTGCTTCCTTTGGTAAACGAGAATCTGCCATGAGAGCATTGAGTGCGCTGATTTCCTTCTCATGTTTTTGCTTCAATTTATCAATCTGTTTGTAGGCCTTCTCGGCTTCTTGCTCAGCTTCAATTGCTCGCATCTGCAGATATCATCAAAAGCAGTTGGACCAAAATTTAGTTATCAATATGTTAGTTGATAGGAACTATATAATCGGGCACAAAATCATCCACATTTTCATTCAACGTAGGCTGCTTGATACACAAAAATATGGACATTTTCAAAAGTTCGAGCATTTACAAAAAACATATCCTTGTCTGAAAATAGCCAACTACAAAAGAGAAGTTCAAGATATATATACGAACTACAAAGTGTCAGTTGCATGAGAACAAGCAAGATGCCAGGATCTATATATTGTGCAGTCGGATATTAATTGGCAAGTACTAACAGCAAGGTACCAAAATAAAGCTATATCAATTTACCTAGTCTAGAACTAAACAGGATACGTAAATCTTGCAAACAAACAAGTTTTTTGAATCAAAAATGTCAAAAGATTTTGATTTAAGTGATATGTGTGGAGTGATATGTGTGGATTGTGATCTTTGTGCTACCCATCCATTCCTCCTGTTTTAACCATTtaaatcaataaataattttatgtCCAAACCAAAGTTGGACAACCTTTGTTAAAGAACTTCTCCCAAAAACAAATAGCATTAATCAACTTTTTTGAATTCAACACTTAGGATAGAGATTGGATCTCTGATTTTGTGGTCTAAGGTACCTTTCCTTAACTAGTTGAATTCCATTTTTTGCACCAACTTTAGCGAGAATATATACATCAAGTAATTTTATGTTCAACTCAAAGTTGGACGACCTTAGTATTACTCCAAAGCAAACAGTACTGACTTTTCCattaaatatttcatttttaacatCAATAATCAGAACGAGGCCTGTCAAACTTGTGCTTGCATGCTATGGAACAAAAGAATGCAAACTGATAAGTGATAACAGTATCATGATATTGCAAAACAATCTATATCATTTTTTAACTGACCTTAGCAGCAGCAACTCCTTCCTCTGCTTCTTTGAGCCGCACAAGCAATTCACCTGCAGCCTGCACAGCTTCAGCAGTATCTCTTAATTGAGCTTGAAGTCCCTTGTTCTCATCTCTTAGATAGCGCCTTTCTCGCTCTCTTTCAACTTTAAGTGCTGAAATTTCAGCAGCAAGGGCATTTATAAACTTGGACTCTGCTCCCTTCACTCCTGCTCTAGAAGCTGCCCTTTTTACATCCCCAATTCCATCCTGTATTTTTCTATGTCGTAAAAGCAATTGCATGTGCTTTTCTTCCAAGTCTGCATATTGTTCCAGCAACCGTGCATGCCCAGCCATAGCCATTTGCATAGCTTCCTCCAGCTCTTCAGCACATTTCTTCTCAGCTTCAAACTCTCGTTTTCTTTTATCCGCTAACAACCTGCTTGCTTCAAGTTCACTTCTGAGTTCTTCAGCAAGAGAGATCCATTTGCTCTCCTCCTCAGTCCAACGAGCTCTCTCCTGCTCAAGTTTCTCCTCAGCACTCTCTTCTGTTGATTCAGGAATTGCACCAAGAGGTGGAGCAACGGTAGGCTCAGAATAAGTCAATTGTAAAACAGAATTTTGCTTTCGCAAGGATGCAGAGGGTGAATCGATGTAGTATTTCAGCTGACTTCTTAAATCCTGAATCTCTTCCATTAGCACTTCTCTCTCACCCAAGTCATAGAAATTCCTGTAACTTTGCAATTCATCTTGAACTTTTTTCAACTCAATTCGATTCTGTAGGACTTCAGGgtgattttcatatttttccttcaaaatcTGTATATATCAAAGTTAGAGATGAAATAATCTAAGTGGAAATATCTCTATATAGAAAAACTCGGACCTTATGCTCATGTGTGAGGGACAACAGTTCCTCCTCCATGAACTCCTCAGTCGGCAAAACACCATCCATGAGGCTCTCAAGGCGAAGAATTTTGTCCTCTCTGGCTTGCCCAAGCACAGCA
Encoded proteins:
- the LOC103483960 gene encoding transcription factor bHLH62-like; this encodes MEKEFFMNDGGCSFYGMEIQPNELNSSGGLLNPNWENSMDHSDLFESTLSSIVSSPANSHIIGGGGGGGGGGGDNLMMRELIGRLGSICNSGEISPHSYIGGTNNNSTNTSCYNTPLNSPPKLNLSSIMESQIRGNLIPHPQNLAPFSTDPGFVERATRFSCFGNRNLGGLNGQLGSNETQELSNRSVAGAGVESGKLSRVSSNKSFNIGGIGSPQMGVQEGDQSPVQKGNSMPISNKKVLNRFSRSSTPENAGDSREGSSVSEQIPVGELGLKCKAETNTRKRKSVQTGQAKDAKAAVENQNGKKIKPDEVTKKEIDGAKGKAEAKASGDANQKQNNDSSKPPEPPKDYIHVRARRGQATDSHSLAERVRREKISKRMKFLQDLVPGCNKVTGKAVMLDEIINYVQSLQRQVEFLSMKLATVNPRMDFNMETLVPKDIFKGPGSSSHTVYPMDSSVPQFAYDYQSMHVPPLHSGIPNGTEKQFASANDVMQRNLSGQMPNGYNEVVNGIQVSKFWEDELHTVVQMGYGQNQLQNANDEMKSEL